From a region of the Campylobacter showae genome:
- a CDS encoding homoserine dehydrogenase, translated as MNIAILGVGTVGEAVAKILLQNKKLITARCGEEIVPLIGVVRNLSKKRDVEIPLTNDIDGVIKRDDIDVFVELMGGVEEPFRVVSQILERKKAVVTANKALLAYHRYALQNLAQNTPFGFEASVAGGIPIIRALREGLSANHILSINGILNGTSNYILTSMMSKGSNFADALKKAQELGYAEADPTFDVGGFDAAHKLLILASIAYGVHGNPEDILIEGIEGITPEDIFFANDFEYVIKLLAIAKKTGDKVELRVHPALVPKDKMIAKTDGVTNAVSVVGDAVGETMFYGPGAGGPATASSVISDLIDIARDGKSPMLGYKAPFELNALELLDPSEIRTKYYFRLRVEDKVGVLAKITNLMSENNLSIDSLLQKPKDESPYATLFFTTHTSVEKDVRRTMEILQEQEFVKEKPFMMRIEE; from the coding sequence ATGAATATAGCCATTTTAGGCGTCGGCACGGTCGGAGAAGCCGTAGCTAAAATTTTACTCCAAAACAAAAAACTGATCACAGCAAGATGCGGCGAAGAGATAGTTCCCCTTATCGGCGTCGTTAGAAATTTAAGCAAAAAAAGAGACGTCGAGATCCCACTCACGAACGATATCGATGGCGTCATAAAACGCGACGATATCGACGTTTTCGTCGAGCTTATGGGCGGCGTAGAGGAGCCGTTTAGGGTCGTCAGCCAAATTTTAGAGCGTAAAAAGGCCGTCGTAACGGCAAACAAGGCGCTACTAGCCTATCACCGCTACGCCTTGCAAAATTTGGCGCAAAACACGCCGTTTGGTTTCGAGGCTAGCGTCGCGGGCGGCATACCTATCATCAGAGCCCTTCGCGAAGGCCTTAGTGCCAATCACATCCTAAGCATCAACGGGATTTTAAACGGTACTAGCAACTATATCCTAACCTCAATGATGAGCAAGGGTTCAAATTTCGCGGACGCTCTAAAAAAAGCCCAGGAGCTAGGCTACGCCGAGGCCGATCCGACCTTTGACGTAGGCGGCTTTGACGCGGCGCACAAGCTACTGATCCTAGCTAGCATCGCATACGGCGTGCACGGCAACCCCGAAGACATCCTGATAGAAGGCATCGAAGGCATCACGCCCGAGGATATCTTTTTTGCTAACGATTTCGAGTACGTCATCAAACTACTCGCCATCGCCAAAAAAACGGGCGACAAAGTCGAGCTACGCGTACATCCCGCACTCGTACCAAAAGACAAAATGATAGCCAAAACAGACGGCGTGACAAATGCAGTAAGCGTAGTGGGTGATGCAGTCGGCGAGACGATGTTCTACGGTCCGGGCGCGGGCGGTCCGGCGACGGCAAGCTCGGTCATCAGCGATCTTATCGACATCGCTAGAGACGGCAAATCCCCGATGCTAGGCTACAAGGCGCCGTTTGAGCTAAATGCGCTCGAGCTTTTAGATCCGAGCGAAATTCGCACGAAATATTATTTTAGGCTTAGAGTCGAGGACAAGGTCGGCGTGCTGGCTAAAATCACGAATTTAATGAGCGAAAACAACCTCTCTATCGATAGCTTGCTGCAAAAGCCAAAGGACGAAAGTCCGTATGCGACGCTATTTTTCACGACTCACACGAGCGTAGAAAAAGACGTAAGGCGCACTATGGAAATTTTGCAAGAGCAAGAGTTCGTAAAAGAAAAGCCTTTTATGATGAGGATAGAAGAGTAA
- a CDS encoding YraN family protein produces the protein MGLIAYLFGKSSEDLACEFLLKNGCEILARNFSSKFGEIDVIAKKDGVLRFVEIKATQADYEAEYRLTPAKFNKILKTIDFYLLQNGANADFQVDLIAIKKSEIKWIENISL, from the coding sequence TTGGGCCTTATAGCGTATCTTTTCGGCAAGAGTTCGGAGGATCTGGCTTGCGAGTTTTTGCTAAAAAACGGCTGCGAGATACTGGCTAGAAATTTTAGCTCCAAATTCGGCGAGATCGATGTCATCGCCAAAAAAGACGGCGTTTTGCGCTTCGTTGAAATCAAAGCTACGCAGGCCGACTACGAGGCAGAGTACCGCCTCACGCCCGCTAAATTTAATAAAATTTTAAAAACTATCGACTTTTATCTGCTACAAAACGGCGCTAACGCCGATTTTCAGGTCGATTTGATCGCGATAAAAAAGAGCGAGATAAAGTGGATAGAAAATATTAGTTTGTAA
- the trxA gene encoding thioredoxin: MGKYIELTTANFDVVKEGVALVDFWAPWCGPCRMLAPVIDELAEEFEGKAKICKVNTDEVQDLAVEFGIRSIPTILFFKNGELVDQLVGAQSKQVLSDKLNSLL; this comes from the coding sequence ATGGGAAAATACATAGAACTAACGACTGCGAATTTCGACGTCGTCAAAGAGGGCGTTGCGCTAGTAGATTTTTGGGCGCCTTGGTGCGGACCTTGCCGTATGCTTGCTCCGGTCATCGACGAGCTAGCCGAGGAGTTTGAGGGCAAAGCTAAAATTTGCAAAGTAAATACCGACGAGGTGCAAGACCTAGCCGTAGAATTCGGCATCCGCTCGATCCCTACGATTTTGTTTTTCAAAAACGGAGAGCTAGTCGATCAGCTAGTAGGCGCGCAATCCAAGCAAGTCCTATCCGATAAGCTAAATTCGCTGCTTTAA
- a CDS encoding NAD(P)/FAD-dependent oxidoreductase: MLDLAIIGGGPAGLSAGLYATRGGLKNVVMFEKGMPGGQITSSSEIENYPGQKAPGESGIDFMSTWVAQCTHFGLKHEMAGVERVVKNADGSFTVKLEGGKEEHAKAVIVATGSTPRRAGFAGEDEFFGRGVSTCATCDGFFYKNKEVAVLGGGDTAIEEALYLANICSRVYIIHRRDEFRAAPVTLEKARANAKIEFITSATIKQAYGDKAGLAGLIINTKDGERDLKVPGVFVFVGLNVNNGVLRQENGEFVCQTEDGGQVSVDLKMQTSVPGLFAAGDIRKDAPKQVIVAAGDGAVAALSALSYIENLH, encoded by the coding sequence ATGTTAGATTTAGCGATCATCGGAGGCGGTCCTGCCGGACTTAGCGCGGGACTTTACGCCACTAGAGGCGGATTAAAAAACGTCGTAATGTTTGAAAAAGGAATGCCCGGCGGCCAGATTACGAGCAGCTCCGAGATAGAAAACTATCCGGGCCAAAAAGCGCCCGGCGAGAGCGGTATCGACTTCATGAGCACGTGGGTCGCGCAGTGTACTCATTTTGGGTTAAAGCATGAGATGGCGGGCGTCGAGCGCGTGGTAAAAAACGCCGACGGCAGCTTTACGGTCAAGCTTGAAGGCGGTAAAGAAGAGCACGCCAAAGCAGTCATAGTAGCCACAGGCTCCACTCCGCGCCGCGCGGGCTTTGCGGGCGAGGACGAGTTTTTCGGCAGAGGCGTGAGCACTTGCGCGACTTGCGACGGATTTTTCTATAAAAACAAAGAGGTCGCGGTTCTAGGCGGCGGCGACACGGCGATCGAGGAGGCCCTATATCTAGCCAACATCTGCTCGCGCGTCTACATCATCCACCGCAGAGACGAGTTTCGCGCCGCTCCAGTAACGCTAGAAAAGGCTCGCGCTAACGCCAAAATCGAGTTCATCACAAGCGCCACGATCAAGCAAGCTTACGGCGACAAAGCAGGCCTCGCAGGTCTAATCATAAACACGAAAGATGGCGAGCGCGATCTAAAAGTGCCGGGCGTTTTTGTATTTGTCGGGCTTAACGTAAACAACGGCGTTCTCCGTCAAGAAAACGGCGAATTCGTATGCCAGACCGAGGACGGCGGCCAAGTGAGCGTCGATCTAAAGATGCAAACTAGCGTGCCGGGACTATTTGCCGCGGGCGACATCAGAAAAGACGCGCCAAAGCAAGTCATCGTAGCCGCAGGAGACGGCGCAGTAGCGGCCCTTAGCGCACTTAGCTACATCGAGAACCTTCACTAA
- a CDS encoding ankyrin repeat domain-containing protein — protein sequence MHDLLKIFKTILYAALFLGLYLLADKYGLFSKFSSPTRFVVTADTKIIPGSELSKYVTQEEIDDFAFRYWDIDKQIKDDAFAENFRKLLKSKQTDQILKFMQDNNISIDSPVIDGVTPLMYASFYDDEVTAKRLIDMGANAHAKDNYKLSPLAYAIENNSTKTAKLLLDSGVKFDEVKAVQWYRKTPFYYNIEKLIIDGDDVEIVFRDNYQVNKESKDVNDPIGYIVTHNYVEMTELALASGYRPKLDDHHNTFFHGLRDDSNFMRSLYILLDTIPNYEPMLKLLLKYDVVGQPTKEELKKAYEECYKKRKGWIDYKENYIYKMNQGRDEEAEEKIQRTNNKYKHAPYWHIYQDGLLQYKPKPIDPKKIEEFDKEINFYNPHCPDQNATFKDIRTFIKWANEMEKRDGINSAIGRAESGMAQVIYVDSNRSKSDSNSNLQNK from the coding sequence TTGCATGACTTGCTAAAAATATTTAAAACTATTTTATACGCCGCACTGTTTTTAGGACTTTATCTTTTGGCGGATAAGTACGGACTGTTTTCTAAATTTAGCTCGCCTACCCGCTTCGTCGTTACCGCCGATACTAAAATAATCCCGGGTTCGGAGCTAAGCAAATACGTAACGCAAGAGGAGATAGACGATTTTGCTTTTAGATACTGGGATATAGATAAGCAGATAAAAGACGACGCATTTGCTGAAAATTTCCGCAAGCTTTTAAAATCAAAGCAAACGGATCAAATTTTAAAATTTATGCAAGATAATAACATTAGCATAGACTCCCCCGTCATAGACGGCGTTACTCCTTTGATGTACGCTAGCTTTTACGACGACGAAGTCACGGCAAAAAGACTTATAGATATGGGCGCAAACGCTCATGCGAAAGATAATTACAAACTCTCGCCCCTGGCCTACGCCATAGAAAACAACTCTACAAAGACCGCTAAGCTCTTGCTTGATAGCGGGGTTAAATTTGATGAAGTAAAGGCGGTGCAGTGGTATAGAAAAACTCCTTTTTACTACAATATCGAAAAACTTATCATAGACGGAGACGACGTAGAGATAGTATTTCGAGATAATTACCAAGTCAATAAAGAATCCAAAGACGTAAACGATCCGATAGGATATATAGTAACCCATAACTACGTAGAGATGACCGAGCTTGCCCTTGCTAGCGGATATAGACCAAAACTAGACGATCATCACAATACGTTTTTTCACGGGCTAAGAGACGATTCTAATTTTATGCGATCTTTATATATCTTGCTAGATACCATCCCAAACTACGAACCTATGCTAAAGCTTCTTTTAAAATACGACGTCGTAGGGCAACCTACGAAAGAGGAACTAAAGAAGGCGTATGAGGAGTGCTATAAAAAGCGCAAGGGATGGATTGATTATAAAGAAAACTATATCTATAAAATGAATCAAGGTAGAGACGAAGAGGCCGAAGAAAAGATACAAAGGACCAATAATAAATACAAACATGCTCCTTACTGGCACATATATCAAGACGGCCTTTTACAATACAAACCAAAGCCGATAGACCCGAAAAAGATAGAAGAATTTGACAAAGAAATAAATTTCTATAATCCGCATTGCCCTGATCAAAATGCTACGTTTAAAGACATTAGAACTTTCATCAAATGGGCAAATGAAATGGAAAAACGAGACGGGATAAATAGCGCTATAGGTAGAGCCGAAAGCGGTATGGCCCAGGTGATTTACGTAGATAGCAACCGAAGTAAATCAGACTCAAACTCAAATTTACAAAACAAATAG
- a CDS encoding M16 family metallopeptidase yields the protein MRKILFLFLAVFAASVFAKQAPVGQVAKTQQADANLSALNLTAKDKTAQKLNLAQDPAIASGELANGLKYYVKENKQPANSAYFYLVVNIGSTDERENELGLAHFTEHMAFNGSREFSKNELVKKLESLGVAFGADLNAQTSYDQTGYLLEIHVNEQNLKDVFRVFRDWIDGVSFDAAELDKERGIIVEEERARNTPAYRFYIKNRVPELYGDSIYAKRSPIGDMNIVKNVDVATIKGFYGRTYQPRFMKFIAVGDFDKKRIEEMIKQSFSSAKNTNDYASPGKTIPIKSGFSVNNYDSAEIGLNSLNLIFTQKYKFDGEIQRLRQNLLVNYISDLVAMIYEQRNLALRGRFYSPIIEDQNVLYAFEINAVEDDFSGALSDLAGVLKGVEKFGFSRADFESAKKDFINSAKNAYLQAGNKRSSAVAANIEETTRIGGVLLGEKDLRDVTLALLDEISLEDVNAEFRRILGIDAKTLNVISAKGAKLSEAKFDQIWAEAKPYDTLAAKQAKSELFDYGALKPKNFISKKHNEKLDFYLYELPNGARIAFKEIKTKKDVVWLSAVSRGGMSNLAKPKQGALAVEVSNESGAGEFSNYDLAKILSGKQLSYSKFIDQLSQGYSASSASADFEWLLRALFLEFSEPRFDENALKKTKINELEKLEKTKNLPERKFSDEFARFFYENNPRTNPLEAADINELQMNDVKKIVKDKFTNAASYDFIVVGDINLTAAEPLLQKYLANLPARAGRENFVDDGVRSIAGEREFKRNYQTTQRSDAAMIMKNENIKYSRPELLRVNALSAVLSMMLREDVREDRGQVYGLGVHMNLAKYPYESFAAHFGFTAAPDNVNAVLGEIKSNIAELKGGADIQRYLQNFKKSALVKMRQSYVQGEFWTRAVMRELVFGDEVLSLDEYEKAVNALTEQDVKDAAKLYLNEKNVVISVNNPASAK from the coding sequence ATGAGAAAAATTTTATTTTTATTTCTAGCCGTTTTTGCAGCGAGCGTTTTTGCTAAACAAGCGCCGGTCGGACAGGTGGCTAAAACGCAGCAGGCGGACGCGAATTTGAGCGCGTTAAATTTAACGGCGAAAGATAAAACCGCGCAAAAGCTAAATTTGGCCCAAGATCCCGCTATAGCGAGCGGCGAGCTAGCAAACGGCCTAAAATACTACGTCAAGGAAAACAAGCAGCCCGCAAATTCGGCCTATTTTTATCTAGTCGTAAACATCGGTTCGACCGACGAGCGCGAAAACGAGCTGGGGCTGGCGCACTTTACCGAGCACATGGCCTTTAACGGTAGCCGCGAGTTTAGTAAAAACGAGCTGGTGAAAAAACTAGAGAGCCTTGGAGTGGCCTTTGGCGCGGATCTAAACGCGCAGACTAGCTACGATCAGACGGGCTATCTGCTAGAAATCCACGTAAACGAGCAAAATTTAAAGGACGTTTTCCGCGTTTTTCGCGACTGGATCGACGGCGTGAGCTTTGACGCGGCCGAGCTGGATAAAGAGCGGGGCATCATCGTCGAGGAGGAGCGCGCCAGAAACACGCCCGCGTATAGGTTTTACATCAAAAACCGCGTGCCAGAGCTATATGGCGATAGCATCTACGCCAAAAGGTCGCCCATCGGCGATATGAATATCGTAAAAAACGTCGACGTAGCGACCATAAAGGGCTTTTACGGCAGGACGTACCAGCCTAGATTTATGAAATTTATCGCGGTCGGCGACTTTGATAAAAAGCGCATCGAGGAGATGATAAAGCAAAGCTTTAGCTCGGCTAAAAACACGAACGACTATGCGAGCCCGGGTAAAACTATCCCTATAAAAAGCGGCTTTAGCGTAAACAACTACGACTCCGCCGAGATCGGGCTAAACTCGTTAAATTTGATCTTCACGCAAAAGTACAAATTTGACGGCGAGATCCAAAGGCTCAGGCAAAATTTGCTCGTAAACTACATCTCAGACCTAGTCGCCATGATATACGAGCAGCGAAATTTAGCTCTGCGCGGGCGATTTTACTCGCCGATAATCGAAGACCAAAACGTGCTTTACGCCTTTGAGATAAACGCCGTCGAAGATGATTTTAGCGGCGCGCTTAGCGATCTGGCGGGCGTTTTAAAGGGCGTAGAAAAATTCGGCTTTAGTCGGGCGGACTTTGAAAGCGCAAAAAAAGATTTTATAAACTCGGCTAAAAATGCTTATTTGCAAGCTGGCAACAAGCGCTCAAGCGCGGTCGCGGCAAATATCGAGGAGACGACTAGGATCGGCGGCGTGTTGCTTGGTGAAAAAGACCTGCGCGACGTTACTTTGGCGCTGCTTGATGAGATCAGCCTTGAGGACGTAAACGCTGAATTTAGGCGGATACTGGGCATCGACGCAAAAACTTTAAATGTGATTAGCGCCAAAGGGGCGAAGCTAAGCGAGGCTAAATTTGATCAAATTTGGGCAGAGGCAAAGCCATACGATACGCTGGCCGCAAAGCAGGCAAAGAGCGAGCTTTTCGACTATGGCGCGCTAAAACCTAAAAATTTCATCTCCAAAAAACATAACGAGAAGCTTGATTTTTACCTTTATGAGCTGCCAAACGGCGCGCGCATCGCATTTAAGGAGATAAAAACTAAAAAAGACGTCGTCTGGCTAAGCGCTGTTAGTCGCGGCGGCATGTCAAATTTGGCCAAGCCAAAGCAGGGCGCGCTAGCCGTAGAGGTCTCAAACGAGAGTGGGGCAGGGGAGTTTAGCAACTACGACCTGGCTAAAATCCTAAGCGGCAAGCAGCTAAGCTATAGCAAATTTATCGATCAGCTTTCGCAAGGATATAGCGCAAGCTCGGCGAGCGCGGACTTTGAGTGGCTTTTGCGTGCGCTGTTTTTGGAGTTTAGCGAGCCTAGATTTGACGAAAACGCGCTAAAAAAGACAAAAATCAACGAACTTGAAAAGCTGGAAAAAACCAAAAATCTGCCCGAGCGCAAATTTAGCGACGAGTTTGCGAGATTTTTCTACGAAAACAACCCGCGAACGAACCCGCTCGAGGCTGCGGATATAAACGAGCTGCAGATGAACGACGTAAAAAAGATAGTGAAGGATAAATTTACCAACGCGGCTTCGTATGATTTTATCGTAGTCGGCGATATAAATTTGACCGCCGCCGAGCCGCTCTTGCAAAAATATCTGGCAAATTTGCCGGCGCGCGCAGGACGCGAAAATTTCGTAGATGACGGCGTAAGATCGATCGCGGGCGAGCGGGAGTTTAAGCGTAATTACCAAACCACGCAGCGAAGCGACGCCGCGATGATAATGAAAAACGAAAACATCAAATACTCGCGCCCGGAGCTACTGCGCGTAAACGCCCTATCTGCGGTGCTTTCGATGATGCTGCGCGAGGACGTGCGCGAGGACCGCGGGCAGGTTTACGGCCTGGGCGTGCATATGAATCTCGCAAAATACCCGTACGAAAGCTTCGCCGCGCATTTTGGCTTTACGGCTGCGCCTGATAACGTAAACGCCGTGCTAGGCGAGATAAAATCAAACATCGCCGAGCTAAAAGGCGGCGCGGACATCCAGCGCTATCTGCAAAATTTCAAAAAATCAGCGCTCGTAAAAATGCGCCAATCCTACGTTCAGGGCGAGTTTTGGACGCGCGCGGTCATGCGCGAGCTGGTTTTTGGCGATGAGGTTTTGAGCCTGGACGAGTACGAAAAGGCGGTAAATGCGCTCACCGAGCAGGACGTAAAAGACGCGGCGAAGCTCTATCTAAACGAGAAAAACGTCGTGATAAGCGTAAATAATCCCGCCTCGGCGAAGTAA
- the dapB gene encoding 4-hydroxy-tetrahydrodipicolinate reductase, whose product MVKIGIHGASGKMGRMIIECLKNEPNAKLSAAYTIEPLDFALPQDAILTDKFDELFANCDVVIDFTIKDGAINLLNYARTDPKPLVIGTTGLGEDGANLLKLASAAMPILYATNMSLGVAVLNRLTALASKALREFDAEIVEQHHRHKKDAPSGTALTLGERVAAARGLNLKDVLVTGRDGLVGARSKDEIAILAARGGDVVGRHTVGFYNEGEFIELNHTATSRATFAKGAIKAAIWVAGQQSGLYGIDDCLGL is encoded by the coding sequence TTGGTAAAAATAGGAATCCACGGCGCAAGCGGTAAAATGGGACGTATGATCATCGAGTGCCTAAAAAACGAACCAAACGCGAAACTCAGCGCGGCTTATACGATAGAGCCGCTTGACTTTGCGCTGCCCCAGGACGCCATCCTCACGGATAAATTTGACGAGCTTTTCGCAAATTGTGACGTCGTTATCGACTTTACGATCAAAGATGGCGCGATAAACCTGCTAAACTACGCCCGCACCGACCCAAAACCGCTAGTTATCGGCACGACGGGTCTTGGCGAGGACGGCGCGAACCTGCTCAAGCTCGCAAGCGCGGCGATGCCGATACTCTACGCCACCAACATGAGCCTTGGCGTAGCGGTTTTAAACCGATTGACAGCGCTTGCGTCAAAGGCATTGCGCGAATTTGACGCCGAGATCGTCGAGCAGCACCACAGGCACAAAAAAGACGCTCCAAGCGGCACGGCGCTGACACTTGGTGAACGCGTAGCAGCGGCTAGAGGATTAAATCTAAAAGACGTTTTAGTAACGGGCAGAGACGGGCTAGTCGGAGCTCGCAGCAAGGACGAGATCGCGATCCTAGCCGCGCGAGGCGGCGACGTCGTGGGCAGGCATACGGTCGGATTTTACAACGAGGGCGAGTTTATCGAGCTAAATCACACCGCAACTAGCCGTGCGACCTTTGCCAAGGGTGCTATAAAGGCGGCTATTTGGGTTGCAGGACAGCAAAGCGGGTTGTACGGGATAGATGATTGCCTTGGGCTGTAA
- the purF gene encoding amidophosphoribosyltransferase gives MCAIVGVINSKDAAKTAYYALFAMQHRGQEASGISACENGRIETVKGRGLVTEVFDKTNLESLKGDMAIGHNRYATAGKNSAADAQPIAANYSLGQVSIVHNGNLVNKDEVRNALIAEGAIFQSNMDTENIVHLIARSRSEHLQDRIVAALKQIKGAYCLLIQSRHKIFAIRDRWGVRPLSLGRLKDGGYIVASETCAFDLVGATFIRDVEPGEMLVFEQGKSEFESVRLFEAEPRVCAFEYIYFARPDSVIEGKSVYEVRKKMGETLAKKSKIDADFVVPVPDSGTPAALGYANASGIPFELAIVRNHYVGRTFIEPTQEMRNLKVKLKLNPMASLLKGKSVVVVDDSIVRGTTSKKIVELLRHAGAREIHFKVACPELKYPERYGIDTPSFEELISANKTPEEVCKYIGADSLEFLDVDELVSSIGSERKYSLVSFDGDYFIK, from the coding sequence ATGTGTGCGATAGTTGGAGTGATTAATTCTAAAGATGCGGCAAAAACGGCATATTATGCGCTATTTGCCATGCAACACCGAGGCCAGGAAGCAAGCGGCATCAGCGCATGCGAGAACGGCCGTATAGAAACCGTCAAAGGCCGCGGGCTAGTTACCGAAGTCTTTGACAAGACGAACCTCGAGAGTCTAAAAGGCGATATGGCGATCGGCCACAACCGCTACGCCACCGCAGGCAAAAACTCCGCCGCCGATGCCCAGCCCATCGCGGCAAACTACTCGCTAGGCCAAGTCTCTATCGTGCACAACGGCAACCTCGTAAACAAAGACGAAGTCCGCAACGCGCTGATCGCCGAAGGCGCGATATTTCAGAGCAATATGGACACCGAAAACATCGTGCATCTCATCGCTAGAAGTCGCAGCGAACATCTACAAGACCGCATCGTAGCGGCGCTAAAACAGATCAAAGGCGCCTACTGCCTACTCATCCAGTCGCGACATAAAATTTTTGCCATCCGCGACCGCTGGGGCGTGAGACCGCTCTCGCTGGGGCGCCTAAAAGACGGCGGCTATATCGTAGCTAGCGAGACGTGCGCGTTTGATTTGGTGGGCGCGACCTTTATCCGCGACGTGGAGCCCGGCGAGATGTTGGTTTTTGAGCAGGGCAAAAGCGAGTTTGAGAGCGTGCGCCTTTTTGAAGCCGAGCCTAGGGTTTGCGCGTTTGAGTATATCTATTTCGCGCGCCCAGATAGCGTAATCGAGGGCAAAAGCGTCTACGAAGTACGCAAAAAAATGGGCGAAACGCTAGCTAAAAAAAGCAAGATCGACGCGGACTTCGTCGTGCCGGTGCCAGACAGCGGCACTCCGGCGGCGCTAGGATACGCAAACGCCAGCGGGATACCGTTTGAGCTAGCCATCGTGCGAAATCACTACGTCGGCCGCACCTTCATCGAGCCGACTCAAGAGATGCGCAACCTCAAAGTCAAACTCAAGCTAAACCCGATGGCAAGCCTACTCAAAGGCAAAAGCGTAGTCGTCGTGGACGACAGCATCGTGCGCGGCACGACCTCTAAAAAGATCGTCGAGCTACTGCGTCACGCGGGTGCGAGAGAGATACATTTCAAGGTCGCCTGCCCCGAGCTAAAATACCCCGAGCGCTACGGCATCGACACTCCGAGCTTCGAGGAGCTAATAAGCGCAAACAAAACACCCGAAGAGGTGTGCAAATATATCGGCGCGGACAGTCTCGAGTTTTTGGATGTGGACGAGCTGGTTAGCAGTATCGGCAGCGAGCGCAAATACTCGCTGGTTAGCTTTGACGGGGATTATTTTATCAAGTAA
- a CDS encoding cache domain-containing protein, with product MGYFYLVFTNYDENKQQTYDSAVSSQIKTVQKYKAIINERIEQQKRLLEETAKFIETKDYIKDYATIKGVLSIVARTGSFLAVYAGYPDSYKFVASNEIEPQYNFSDRPWFVAAKGSMATSFTEPYIDRQLGIYVISVSTPLLKDGEFIGVLTADLDFEIFQKELAALFPLANGSAFLMVDGKNILDQTGQILDFSDTQTKEVLQKISVKKQGNEQIFIKNKPYIFVYDTLANSKWMLVSVLDKGMIYNQINKKALKDLGIFLALAFFGICAFATLYVAQ from the coding sequence GTGGGATATTTTTATCTAGTTTTTACAAACTATGATGAAAACAAACAACAAACATACGACTCTGCCGTCTCAAGCCAGATAAAAACGGTACAAAAATACAAAGCAATAATAAACGAGCGTATCGAACAACAAAAGCGACTGCTTGAGGAGACTGCTAAATTTATAGAGACAAAAGACTACATAAAAGACTATGCTACGATAAAAGGCGTGCTTAGCATTGTTGCTAGAACGGGTAGCTTTTTAGCAGTCTATGCCGGTTATCCGGATAGCTACAAATTTGTCGCAAGCAACGAAATCGAGCCGCAATATAATTTCTCAGACCGCCCTTGGTTTGTCGCGGCAAAAGGCAGTATGGCAACAAGTTTTACCGAGCCTTATATCGACCGCCAGCTTGGCATCTATGTCATCTCTGTCTCAACGCCGCTTTTGAAGGATGGCGAATTTATAGGTGTTTTGACGGCCGATCTCGACTTTGAAATTTTTCAAAAAGAGCTTGCCGCACTCTTTCCGCTTGCAAATGGCTCAGCGTTTTTAATGGTGGATGGCAAAAACATTCTTGATCAAACAGGGCAAATTTTAGATTTTTCAGACACTCAAACCAAAGAGGTATTGCAAAAAATTTCAGTTAAAAAACAAGGAAACGAGCAAATTTTTATCAAAAATAAGCCTTATATTTTTGTATATGATACGCTCGCAAATAGCAAATGGATGCTAGTTAGCGTGCTTGACAAGGGTATGATTTACAATCAGATTAACAAAAAAGCACTAAAAGATCTTGGTATTTTTTTGGCATTGGCATTTTTTGGTATTTGCGCCTTTGCTACTCTTTATGTGGCGCAGTGA
- a CDS encoding sensor histidine kinase, with protein MNETIDVFRDFYKEDFCEKEFDLTDVLDDVLYICRPQLQVKNIELCFTYDEGSYKIKSYANYIKHVLMNLITNAKDELAKKAKSTDNFIPYVGINLRQDESKFIITIEDNANGVDSELLDKIFEPFFTTKGDDGTGMGLYLCKLIFEKKLRGDIRLANAKNPTKFEIELLK; from the coding sequence ATGAATGAAACTATCGATGTTTTTAGGGATTTTTACAAAGAGGATTTTTGTGAGAAAGAATTTGATCTAACCGACGTGCTAGATGATGTTTTATATATTTGCCGACCGCAGCTTCAAGTAAAAAATATCGAGTTATGCTTTACATACGACGAAGGCTCTTATAAGATCAAAAGCTATGCAAACTACATAAAACACGTGCTTATGAACCTTATCACAAACGCAAAAGACGAGCTGGCCAAAAAGGCAAAAAGTACCGACAACTTCATCCCTTATGTAGGAATAAATCTTCGTCAAGATGAGAGCAAATTTATTATCACTATTGAAGATAATGCAAATGGCGTAGATAGTGAGCTTTTAGATAAAATTTTTGAACCTTTTTTTACAACAAAAGGCGACGATGGCACCGGTATGGGGCTTTATCTTTGCAAGCTGATTTTTGAGAAAAAACTACGTGGCGACATAAGACTTGCAAATGCCAAAAACCCGACAAAATTCGAAATAGAGCTGTTAAAATGA